One window of Methanobacterium alcaliphilum genomic DNA carries:
- a CDS encoding DsrE family protein, translating into MESATIIIDRAPYGYEDAFSGLYVCIACLNKHVDSDVLLLGDGVYAALEGQDSENRIKFPSVEELTYLIFPEGSLFVHEKSLRERGFDEEDLVEAAEIITDKELQEIIISKSHNIAFLRI; encoded by the coding sequence ATGGAATCTGCAACAATAATCATCGACCGTGCCCCTTACGGTTATGAAGATGCTTTTAGTGGGCTTTATGTGTGTATTGCTTGTTTAAATAAACATGTAGATTCAGATGTGCTTCTTTTAGGAGACGGAGTTTACGCTGCCTTAGAAGGGCAGGACAGCGAAAACAGAATAAAATTCCCAAGCGTAGAAGAATTAACTTACCTTATTTTTCCTGAAGGCAGCCTATTTGTGCATGAAAAATCTCTAAGAGAAAGGGGATTTGATGAAGAAGATTTAGTAGAAGCCGCAGAAATAATCACTGATAAAGAATTACAGGAAATAATAATCTCCAAGTCTCATAATATTGCTTTTCTCAGGATTTGA
- a CDS encoding putative zinc-binding protein — MKSEKIALCPCNGMSPYGLVARASCSDSVEESSNLISICITATSADKAGFRSMIKKYPIIAVNGCNHSCVDKILESKGVNVIKSMNVMEPLQENDLEPGGVARLGKSGEECVVEIKKKIKDLVD; from the coding sequence ATGAAATCTGAAAAAATTGCACTTTGTCCTTGTAATGGAATGAGCCCTTATGGATTAGTTGCCAGAGCATCATGCTCCGATAGTGTAGAAGAGTCATCCAATTTAATATCAATATGCATTACTGCTACCTCTGCAGATAAAGCAGGTTTTAGGAGTATGATTAAAAAATACCCTATAATTGCAGTTAATGGATGTAATCACTCTTGCGTCGATAAGATACTTGAGAGTAAAGGGGTTAATGTAATTAAGAGTATGAATGTTATGGAACCCCTGCAAGAAAACGATTTAGAACCTGGTGGAGTGGCCAGATTAGGGAAATCTGGAGAGGAATGTGTAGTTGAAATTAAGAAAAAAATTAAAGATTTGGTTGATTAA
- a CDS encoding arsenate reductase ArsC — translation MRSYKNKVLFICENNSCRSQLAESLLREIYGDYYEVYSAGSDPKEINPITIEVLSGIGIDISEKKSKSLNDFKEYEFDYVVSLCGEEDEVCPVFINTRKHIHKGFRDPQAFTGDDAAKIKYFREIMNEIKLWIENEFEVKY, via the coding sequence ATGAGATCTTATAAAAATAAAGTACTTTTTATTTGTGAAAACAATTCTTGCAGATCCCAATTAGCTGAATCTCTCCTTAGAGAAATTTATGGTGACTATTACGAAGTTTACAGCGCAGGTTCTGATCCAAAAGAAATTAATCCAATTACAATTGAAGTTTTAAGTGGAATTGGTATTGATATAAGTGAAAAAAAGTCAAAAAGCTTGAATGATTTTAAGGAGTATGAATTTGATTACGTAGTCTCTTTATGTGGGGAAGAAGACGAAGTTTGTCCCGTATTTATCAATACCAGAAAGCATATTCATAAAGGATTTCGTGATCCCCAGGCATTCACCGGAGATGATGCCGCTAAAATAAAATATTTTAGAGAAATAATGAATGAAATAAAATTATGGATTGAAAATGAGTTTGAAGTAAAATATTAA
- a CDS encoding reductive dehalogenase domain-containing protein encodes MKESSRGCECEITDEINLENKRCSCEVEESFEKEEKSVGSECKSTKGTFTSKSTECECKEPSEEDSCGCGNISYPDKSLIKNPTHPQYITDEKFIKKFEDYAKSIGIENIGYSQIDAELLIQDKFIQYTNVIVLTMEMDEKIIKTLPGKEAQKLNNEAYAKLGDLSYVLSDYLRENGFATEVSHPYEGVINFSALAEKAGLGHIGKSGLLITPDLGPRQKISAIFVSIANLPKKGPDHSWIKDYCERCNNCIKACSEKALHETEGCCGNKKVELIKNRCIGCSHGCTFCIEECPFYTKGYVHLKRKFDKINAKLKQKECCSS; translated from the coding sequence ATGAAAGAAAGCAGTCGTGGGTGTGAATGTGAAATCACGGATGAGATAAATCTAGAAAATAAAAGATGTAGTTGTGAGGTTGAAGAATCCTTTGAAAAAGAAGAAAAGAGTGTAGGCTCTGAATGTAAAAGCACAAAAGGCACATTTACCTCAAAAAGTACAGAATGTGAATGTAAAGAACCATCAGAAGAGGATAGTTGTGGATGTGGAAATATATCATATCCGGATAAATCACTAATAAAAAATCCAACCCACCCCCAATATATAACAGATGAAAAATTCATTAAAAAATTTGAAGATTACGCTAAATCAATAGGTATTGAAAACATTGGTTATTCCCAAATTGATGCGGAATTGCTTATTCAAGATAAATTTATCCAATACACCAATGTTATCGTATTGACTATGGAGATGGATGAAAAAATAATAAAAACTCTTCCTGGAAAAGAAGCACAAAAACTAAATAATGAAGCATATGCTAAGTTAGGTGATTTATCATATGTCCTTTCTGACTATCTTCGTGAAAACGGTTTTGCAACTGAGGTATCTCATCCTTATGAAGGCGTTATAAACTTCTCAGCGCTTGCAGAAAAAGCAGGATTGGGGCATATAGGGAAAAGTGGTCTTTTGATAACGCCAGATCTCGGCCCCCGGCAGAAAATCTCCGCCATATTTGTTAGTATAGCCAATTTACCTAAAAAAGGTCCTGATCATTCCTGGATAAAAGATTACTGTGAACGATGCAACAACTGCATTAAAGCCTGTAGTGAAAAAGCATTACATGAAACAGAAGGATGTTGCGGCAATAAAAAAGTTGAGTTGATAAAAAATCGATGCATTGGTTGTAGTCATGGATGTACTTTCTGTATAGAAGAATGTCCCTTTTATACCAAAGGATATGTGCACCTAAAAAGAAAATTTGACAAGATTAATGCTAAACTAAAGCAGAAGGAATGCTGTAGTTCTTAA
- a CDS encoding DUF166 domain-containing protein: protein MINVVIITDGPYGERAYENIKKEFETDFIELEPPQGMFIDEIEIPSDSMNRISKADIIITYVLHPDLTLELVEQLHDKVEWIIVGAWRGEGFKNQLTRFRNVTAPDNMCDLEENGNVIFDEFVSKFGQPIVRINCQGDKIIDIEVLRCSPCGATAFVAEELTGDSKENLPIKAGLKIQHFPCRAPKMRLFSDDECKKELAANMHKDAFEKALKKAEKN from the coding sequence ATGATTAATGTAGTTATAATAACAGACGGACCCTATGGTGAACGTGCCTATGAAAATATTAAAAAAGAATTTGAAACTGACTTTATAGAACTAGAACCACCACAAGGAATGTTCATTGATGAAATTGAAATCCCCTCCGATTCAATGAATCGTATTTCAAAAGCAGACATTATTATTACTTATGTACTCCATCCTGATTTAACTCTAGAGTTGGTAGAACAGTTACATGATAAAGTAGAGTGGATAATTGTTGGAGCTTGGAGAGGAGAAGGATTTAAAAATCAGTTAACTCGTTTTAGAAATGTCACTGCGCCAGATAATATGTGTGATCTTGAAGAAAATGGAAATGTTATATTTGATGAATTCGTCAGTAAATTCGGCCAACCTATTGTGCGTATAAACTGTCAAGGCGATAAAATAATTGATATTGAAGTTTTAAGATGTTCTCCTTGTGGTGCTACTGCTTTTGTAGCAGAAGAATTAACGGGAGATAGTAAGGAAAACTTACCTATTAAAGCCGGTTTAAAAATTCAGCACTTCCCTTGTAGAGCACCTAAAATGCGATTATTCTCAGATGATGAGTGTAAAAAAGAATTAGCAGCCAATATGCATAAAGATGCATTTGAGAAAGCTCTTAAAAAAGCTGAAAAAAATTAA
- a CDS encoding DsrE/DsrF/TusD sulfur relay family protein, protein MVENQQKTLTIVLTEGPYRSQYADIAYEIAKSALDKKYQVNLFLYMDATHIPKKEQNPHSFPNVAEKFRTLIKKGADIRACIRCSTARGHSCAKKPYIKGVKITNVYDLAGWIQESHKVISLGF, encoded by the coding sequence ATGGTAGAGAATCAACAAAAAACTCTGACCATTGTACTAACAGAAGGTCCTTATCGTTCACAGTACGCAGATATTGCTTATGAAATAGCAAAAAGTGCTCTAGATAAAAAATACCAGGTTAATTTATTTTTATATATGGATGCTACCCATATACCTAAAAAAGAACAGAACCCCCATTCATTTCCAAATGTAGCTGAGAAATTCAGGACTCTTATAAAAAAAGGCGCAGATATACGGGCCTGCATACGTTGTTCCACCGCCAGAGGACATAGTTGTGCAAAAAAGCCGTACATCAAAGGAGTTAAAATTACCAATGTCTATGATTTGGCGGGGTGGATTCAAGAAAGCCACAAAGTTATCAGTCTGGGGTTTTAA
- a CDS encoding ArsR/SmtB family transcription factor has protein sequence MKTCQSTGEDKPCDDQLKNLKKILEGLPDQEKLENQSNVFKAISDPTRLKILYLLQEGELCVCEINTALEKPQSTISHHLTVLKSSGFIKGRKEGVWIHYKLSNPSIIELIKKVMEVRIVKNEI, from the coding sequence GTGAAAACATGCCAGAGTACAGGAGAAGATAAACCCTGTGATGATCAATTAAAAAATCTAAAAAAAATATTAGAAGGACTGCCTGATCAAGAGAAATTAGAAAATCAATCCAATGTATTTAAAGCAATTTCCGATCCAACTAGGTTGAAAATATTATACTTACTTCAAGAAGGAGAACTATGTGTCTGTGAAATAAATACTGCTCTTGAAAAACCACAGTCCACAATTTCTCATCATTTAACTGTGCTTAAAAGTTCAGGGTTTATTAAAGGTCGTAAAGAAGGAGTATGGATACATTACAAATTATCCAATCCATCTATCATTGAATTAATAAAAAAAGTAATGGAAGTGAGGATTGTTAAAAATGAAATCTGA